The Pedococcus dokdonensis region AGTGGCCGCCCGACCAGCCCTGGCTCACCGTCCCGCGCAACCGCAAGATGGACGCTCGTGCCCGCGCCGGCCTGCAGGTCGCCTATCGGAACCTGAGCCCACGCGAGCGCAGGCGGGGCGTGACCGGACACGTGCGGACCGTGCTCGACTGCGCGCTGAAGCTCCCGTTCGACGAGGCCCTGTGCCTCGCGTGCTTTGCACGTCATTGCGCCGCACCGAGGTTCAGCTGCGGCGGATGCGGGCCTTGAGCCACTCCCAGCGCGGACCGAGCCGCTCCTCGAAGCCGCGGTCGGTCGGCCGGTAGTAGTCCGTCCTGCCCTGGAGGTCGTCGGGCAGGTAGTCCTGCTGCGCCACCCCGTCGGCCTGGTCGTGCGCGTAGACGTAGCCGTCGCCGTGCCCGAGCCGGGTCGCCCCGGCATACCCGCTGCCGCGCAGGTGCGGGGGCACCAGGCCACCCTTGCCCGCTCGCACGTCGGCGATCGCCTCGTTGATGCCGACGTACGCGGCGTTGCTCTTGGGTGCCAGCGCGTTGTGCACGACGGCCTGCGCGAGGATGATCCGCGCCTCCGGCATGCCGATCTGGGCGACGGCATGCATCGCCGCCACCGCGGTCTGGAGCGCCGTCGGGTCGCCCATGCCGACGTCTTCGCTGGCCGAGATGACGATCCGGCGCGCGATGAACCGTGGGTCCTCCCCCGCCTCGAGCATCCGGGCGAGGTAGTGCAGTGCGGCGTCGACGTCGGACCCCCGCATCGACTTGATCAGCGCCGAGGCCACGTCGTAGTGCTGGTCGCCGGTGCGGTCGTAGCGCACGCTCGCGAACGCGACCGCCTGCTCGGTGTGCGCGAGCGTGATCTCCACGGGCCCCTCGTGGGAGGACCCCGCCGGTATGCCGTCCTGCGCCACTCCCGCGGCCGCCTCCAGTGAGGTGAGCGCTCGCCGCGCGTCACCGCCGGCGATCCGCACGAGGTGGTCGGTGGCGTCGTCGGCCAGGACGTAGTCGCCGGCCAGCCCGCGCTCGTCCGTCACCGCGGATGCGAGCACGTCGCGCACCTCGTCGTCCGAGAGCGGGCCGAGCGTCACCAGCATCGAGCGGGAGAGCAGCGGGGCGATGATCGAGAACGACGGGTTCTCGGTGGTCGCCGCCACGAGGATCACCTGCCGGGTCTCGACGCCGGGCAGCAGGGCGTCCTGCTGGGCCTTGGTGAACCGGTGGATCTCGTCGAGGAAGAGCACTGTCTGGCGGTCGTACATGTCACGCTCGCGCGCCGCCTGGTCCATTACCGCACGGACGTCCTTCACGCCCGCGGTGACCGCCGACAGCTCGACGAACCGTCGGTCGGCGGCCGTGGCGACGAGGTGCGCCAGGGTCGTCTTGCCCGTGCCGGGCGGGCCCCAGATGATCGCGCTCAGCGGGCCGGCCGAACCGCCGGACCCCTCGATCAGCCGCCGCAGCGGGCTCCCGGGGCGCAGCACGTCGGACTGGCCGCGGACCTCGTCCAGCGAGCGCGGACGCATCCGCACGGCGAGCGGCGGCAGGGACGCGCCCGATGGCATGCCGTCGCCGTCCTGGGCAGCCGCCGCTGCACCGAACAGGTCAGGGTCAGGACCGGATGCCACGGGTGGCAGGCTATCCCTCGTGCCCGACGCCCTGGACCCCGACGCCCCGGACCCCGACGCCTCGCACCCGGACCGGTCGCGGTCCGCACTCAGCCGTCTCGGCGCCGGGCTGGGTCACCACCCCGGTCGGGTGGTGGTCACCTGGGTGCTGCTGGTGCTGCTCGGCTTCGCCGCGGCCAGCGGGGCGTTCGGCAACGAGCGGCTGTTCGACCGGCTCAGCACCGGCGAGCCCACCGTGCCCGGTGAGAACGAGACCGGCCGCGACCTGATCGCCGACGCCGGCAGCTCGGGCTTCCAGACGATCACCGTCCGCGTCGACGGTGTGCAGGTCGCCAGCCCAGCCGTGGCGGCCGCCGCTCGAGAAGCCGCCCAGCAGGTCGGTGCCCTCCCGGGCGTGACCCAGGTCGCCTCGCCGTTCGTCGTCCCCGGCGGGCTCGAGTCGCCGGCCGCCACCACGATGCTCAAGGGCGGTTCGGCCGGCTCCGACGGCTACGTCACGGTCGCCACGGTCGGCGACCTCCCCGACGACGCGGCGTACCACGCGCTGGAGGACCGGGTGACCGACACCGTGCGGGCGGCCACGGCCGGCAGCGGTGCCACCGTGACGGCCGGAGGGGTGCGCGACCTCGTCGACGCGATCACCGGCCAGCTCGAGGTCGACCTGCGCACCGGTGAGGGCATCGCCCTGCCGGTCAGCTTCATCGTCATGGTGATCGTGTTCGGGGGATTCATCGCGGCCGGGATGCCCATCGCCGGAGCCATCGCGTCGATCGCGGGGGCGCTCGCCTCGCTGCTCGGCTTCTCCTACCTCATCGACCTCGACACCACCGCCGTCAACGTCGTCACGGTGCTCGGCCTCGGCCTCTGCAT contains the following coding sequences:
- a CDS encoding replication-associated recombination protein A, encoding MPSGASLPPLAVRMRPRSLDEVRGQSDVLRPGSPLRRLIEGSGGSAGPLSAIIWGPPGTGKTTLAHLVATAADRRFVELSAVTAGVKDVRAVMDQAARERDMYDRQTVLFLDEIHRFTKAQQDALLPGVETRQVILVAATTENPSFSIIAPLLSRSMLVTLGPLSDDEVRDVLASAVTDERGLAGDYVLADDATDHLVRIAGGDARRALTSLEAAAGVAQDGIPAGSSHEGPVEITLAHTEQAVAFASVRYDRTGDQHYDVASALIKSMRGSDVDAALHYLARMLEAGEDPRFIARRIVISASEDVGMGDPTALQTAVAAMHAVAQIGMPEARIILAQAVVHNALAPKSNAAYVGINEAIADVRAGKGGLVPPHLRGSGYAGATRLGHGDGYVYAHDQADGVAQQDYLPDDLQGRTDYYRPTDRGFEERLGPRWEWLKARIRRS